The genomic stretch AGGTGGGCACGGTCGGCGTCGGCCCGGTGCAGCGTCACCGACTGCGTGCGGGCCCCGGGCCGGGCGCCGATCTCCCGGGCCCAGCGCGTGAACGGGACCGAGGTGTCGACGGGCTGACGCGCGGGGCGCGTGACGACGCGGCTCGGGCGGCCCCGCGTCGACTCCACCAGGCCCTCCGCGCGCAGCGCGGCCAGCGCGTTGCGGACCGGCCCCCGCGACGTGCGCCACCGGGCGGCCAGCTCGCCCTCGGTGGGGACGTCGTCGCCCGGGCGCAGGTCCCCGGACGCGATGCGCTCCCGCAGGTCGTCGGCGATCTGCTGGTAGACGCTCACCGCGGCACCGTACCGACGCCCCGGGTGAGGTGTACATCTGGTTCCTCGTCTGCTTGAGTTGGGTAGACAGCTTGGGGAGGTGCTGGTGACGGACCACAGCGACGTCGTCGTGGTCGGGGCGGGGATCGTGGGGCTCGGCGTCGCGGACGCCGCCCGGCGCCGGGGGCTGTCGGTGACGGTCCTGGACCGCTCGCCCGCGGCCGCCGGGGCGACCGTCCGCAACTTCGGGCACGTCTGCCTCACCCCTCAGACGGGTCGCGCCTGGGAGTACGGCAGCGTCGCCCGCGAACGGTGGCTCCAACTCGGCCACGACGCGGGGTTCCGCGTCCGCCAGGACGGCACGTGGGTCGTCGCGCGCCACCCCGACGAACTCGCGCTGCTCTCCGCAGCCGCGGACCAGGCCCCGGACGGAACCCCCGTGCACCTGCTCGACGCCGACGAGTTCACCGCCCGTGTCCCCGTCGCCCGGGCCGTCGGCGGCGCGCACCTGCCCGCCGACCTCCAGGTCGATCCCCGCCGGGCCGCCGCGGCGCTCGCGGCCCACCTCGAACGACGGGGCGTCCGGTTCCGCTGGCGCACCCCCGCCCTCGGGGTCGAGGAGGGCCGGGTCGTCACCGGTCGCGGAACCCTCACCGCCGGCCTCGTCGTGGTCGCCGTGAACCACGACCTCGACCACCTGCTGCCCGGACTGGCGGAGGCGGCGGACGTGCAGCGCTGCGCGCTCGACATGCTCCGCGTCGACGCCGCTCTGCCGGCGCCGTTGCCCGGGCCACTGCTCACGGGGTGGTCCCTCGTGCGGTACCGCGCGTTCGCGGACCTGCCGGAGGCCGTCGCCGTCCGGGACCGCCTGCACGCCGAGCACCCGCGGTGGGCGGCGTTCGACGTCAACCAGATGTGCACGCAGCAGCCCGACGGGTCGCTGCTCGTCGGGGACACCCACCGGCGGGGGGCCGGGGTCGACCCGTTCCTGTCCGAGGAGGCGCACGAGCTGCTGCTCGACGGCGCCGCCGACCTGTTCGGCGTCCCCCGTCCGCGCGTCCTCGAACGCTGGCAGGGCGTCTACGCCAGCGGTCCCGAGGAGTTCCTGCTCGCCCGTCCCGCTCCTGGTGTCGTCGTCGCGACGGTGACGACGGGCATCGGCATGACCACCGGTCTCGGCTTCGCCGAGCACGCCGTCCAGTCCGCTCTCCAGGGAGAAGGCCCGTGACCCGCACCGAACTCCTCGTCCTCGACCTGGCCGGCACCACCGTGCAGGACGACGGTGTCGTGGAACGCGCCTTCGCCCTCGCCCACGAGCGCACGGGCATCGCCCGGGGGATGCCGTGGCCGCAGGCGCTCGCCCACGTCCGCGCGACGATGGGTCAGTCCAAGCTCGACGTGTTCACCCACCTCGGTGGGGGCGACGTCGCGGCCGCGGCCCGGGCGGCCACCGCCTTCGAGGACGCGTACGCGGAACTCGTCGCGGCCGACGGGGTGCAGGAGGTCTCCGGCGCGACGCAGTTCCTGCGCGACGTCGCCGGGCGGGGGATCCGCGTCGTGCTGACGACGGGTTTCGCCCCCGCCACCCGGGACGTCCTGGTCGATGCCCTCGGCTGGCGCGACCTCGTGGACGGAGCCCTCTCGCCCGCCGACGTCGGTCGCGGCCGGCCCGCGCCGGACCTGGTGCTGGCCGCCGCCCTGCGGACGCAGGTGTCGGCGATCTCCGCCGTCGCGGCCGCCGGCGACACCGTCAGCGACGTGCGGTCAGGGCTGAACGCAGGGGCGGGTCTCGTGGTCGGCGTCCTCACCGGCGCCCACGACCGGCCCGCTCTGGAGGAGGCCGGGGCGCACCTCGTGCTGCCCGACGTCACCGCTCTGCTCGGGCACCTGTGAGGATCGGACCGTGCCCGCGATCGCTCCCCACGCCCTGACGATCCCCGCCTCGCCGATCCGCCGGATCTACGACCTGGCCCGGGGCCTCGACGACGTCGTCCTGCTGAACGTCGGGGAACCCGACCTGCCCGTGGCGCCGCACGTCCTCGCGGCCGGCGCCCGGGCCTGGGAGGACGACGTCACCGACTACACCCCGAACGGGGGGATCCCCGCGCTGCGGGCGGCGATCGCGGCGAAGCTGGCCCGCGAGAACGACCTGCACGTCGACCCCGAGCAGGTGTGGGTCACCGCGGGCGGGATGCAGGCGCTGCACCAGGTCCTGTCCCTGACGCTGGGGGCCGGTGACGAGGTGCTCGTCCCGGACCCGGGGTACGTGAACTTCTCGATGACGGCCCGGCACGTGGGGGCCGTGCCCGTCCCGTACCGCCTCGACCCCGACGACGGTTTCCGCCCGGACCTCGCCGCGCTCGAGGCCGCCGTCTCACCCCGGACGCGGGTGCTGCTCGTGAACTCGCCGTCGAACCCGCTGGGGACGGTGTACCCCGCGCCCGTCGTGGCGGAACTGGTGGAGTTCGCTCGGCGGCACGACCTGTGGGTCGTCTCGGACGAGGTGTACGAACGGTTCACGTTCGGCGTCCCGCACGTCTCGACCGCGTCGCTCGACCCGGACGGCCGGGTGCTGTCGGTGTTCTCGTTCTCCAAGACGTACGCGCTGACGGGTGCCCGGGTCGGCTGGTTCGTCGCGCCGCTGGACTGGGCGCCGATGCTGCGCACCGCGCAGGAGGCCGTCGTCAGCTGCGTCAACGCCCCCGCCCAGCACGCCGCCCTCGCCGCTCTGACCGGCGACCAGCAGGTCGTCACCGACGCCCGCGAGCACTACCGCGCGAACATCGATGCGGTCTGCGAGGTGCTGTCCGGCAACGGGATCCGGTTCCAGCGACCGCAGGGATCGTTCTACCTCTGGGTCGACGTGTCCCACGTGTCCGGCGGCGACGTCGCCGGCTGGTGCGAGCGGTTCCTCGTCGAACGTCGCGTCGCGGTCGCGCCGGGGTCGGCGTTCGGTACCGGCGGGGAGGGGTGGATCCGGTTGTCCCTGGCCGGGACCCGCGATGACGTGCTGCGGGGTTCGTCGCGGATCCCGGCTCCCTAGGGAGTTCTCACCAGGCGTAGGCCTCGGGGGCCGGCTTGCTGCCGTGGGGGAACGGCGCGGGGAACAGCTCGTCGAGCCGGTCGAGCGCGGCCTGGTCGAGCTGCAGTTCCAGCGACCGCAGCGACCCGGTGAGCTGCTGCTCGGTGCGAGGCCCGATGATCGGTGCCGTCACGGCCGGCCGGGTGAGCAGCCAGGCGATGCCGACGTCCGCGGGGTCCGCCCCGAGTTCCCGGCAGAACTCCTCGTAGGCCTCGATCGCCGCCCGGTTCGCCGCGAGCCCGTCGGTGTTCGACGTGCCGCGCCCCTCGTCGCCGCTGGCCTGCTTGGCCAGGACCCCGCCGAGCAGGCCGCCCGCGAGCGGCGACCACGGGATGACGCCGAGCCCGTAGTGCTCCGCCGCCGGCAGGACCTCGAGTTCCACCCAGCGCGACATGAGGTTGTAGAGCGACTGCTCGCTGACGAGGCCGACGATCCCGCGCTCGGCGGCGCTGGCCTGCGCGGCGGCGAGGTGCCACCCGGCGAAGTTCGAGGAACCGGCGTAGAGGATCTTGCCCTGCTGGCGCAGGACGGACATGCCCTCCCAGATCTCCTCCCACGGCGTCGCCCGGTCGACGTGGTGCATCTGGTAGAGGTCGATGTGGTCGGTCTGCAGGCGCTTCAGCGACGCGTCGCAGGCCTGGCGGATGTTGTAGGCGGACAGCTTCCCGTCGTTGGGCCAGTCGGTCATGTCGCCGTAGAGCTTGGTGGCCAGGACGGTCTTCTCGCGGCGGCCGCCGCCCTGGGCGAACCAGCGGCCGACGATCTCCTCCGTCTCGCCCTTGTGGCTGCCGTAGCCGTTCGCGGTGTCGAAGAAGTTGATGCCGTGCTCGTGCGCGGCGTCCATCACGGTGTGGCTGTCGGCCTCGCTCGTGCGGGGGCCGAAGTTCATGGTGCCGAGGCACAGCGGCGAGACGCGCAGACCTGTGCGGCCGAGGTGGCGGTACTCCATGCCGGAACCCTACGCGCGGGGTGGGGGACCGGCGCGGTCGATCTGTCGCCCCGCCCGGCGGGTGCACGCTCGGCATGATGGGCGGGTGCGCATCCTGCTCGTGGACGACGAGGTGACCCTGGCGACGACGCTCGCCGCGGGCCTGACCGGTGCCGGGTTCGCGGTGGAGCTCGCCCACGACGGGCTCACGGGCCTGCAGCGGGCGCAGGAGGGGACGTTCGACGTCCTCGTGCTCGACATCATGCTGCCGGGCCTGAACGGGTACGAGGTCTGCCGCACCCTGCGCAGCCGGCAGGTCTGGACGCCCGTGCTCGTGCTCACCGCCAAGGACGGGGAGTACGACGAGACCGACGCCTTCGACCTCGGCGCCGACGACTACCTGCGCAAACCGTTCTCCTTCGAGGTCCTGGTCGCCCGGCTGCGCGCGCTCGTCCGCCGTGGGGCCCCGGAACGTCCGGCCGTGCTCGACGCGGGGCGGCTGACGCTGGACCCGGCGCAGCAGCGCGTCCACCTCGACGGGGCCGAGGTGCGCCTGACGGCGCGGGAGTTCCAGGTGCTGCAGCACTTCATGCGCCACCCCGGCGACGTGCTGACGAAGACGAACGTCCTGCAGAACGTCTGGGACGAGTTCTACGAGGGCGACGACAACACCGTCGAGGTGTACGTCGGGTACCTGCGCCGCAAGCTCGGCCGGGAGTTCTTCGAGACCGTCCGCGGGGCCGGGTACCGGTTCCTCCCGGCGCCCCCGACCTGACATCGTGGGTCCGGACTGATCCCGGGGACGGCCCCGGGGCGAGGGCTGGAGGTCGCAGTGGGTCAGGACGGGGACGTCGACGTCACGGCACGGGGGTTCCTCTTCGACTGCGACGGAGTCCTCGTCGACTCCGACGCCAGCGTCCACGCGGCGTGGAGCCGCTGGGCGGTCGAGCACGGCTTCGAGCCCGACGGCGTCTACGCCCAGGTCCACGGCCGGCGCGCGGCCGACACGGTCGCCCTCCTCGTCCCGGACGCGGCCCGGCAGGCGGAGTCGTTGCATCGCATCAACGTCCTGGAGCTCGAAGCGGCCGGTGAGGTGCCGCCCGTGCCGGGTGCGCCGGAGCTCGTCGCCGCCGTGCCTCCGGGCGCGTGGGCCGCGGTGACCTCCGGGACGCGTCCGCTGGCCCGCGCCCGGCTGCAGGCCGCCGGTCTGCCGCTGCCCGACGTCATGGTCACCGCGGACGACGTGAGCGCGGGCAAACCCGCGCCCGAGGGGTACCTCGCGGCCGCCGCCGCCCTGGGCGTGCCGCCCGCCGACTGCGTCGTCCTCGAGGACGCCGTCGCGGGAGTGCTCGCCGCGCGGGCCGCCGGGGTGGGCGCCGTCATCGGTGTGGGCGAACGGGCGCTGGCCACCGACGCGGACGTCGTCGTCACCGACCTGCGCGCCCTGACCGTGGTGGACGGCGGCCTCCGGGTCGCGGGCAGCAGGCTCCGGTGACCGGCAAGCCCGTGGTGCTGCTGCGGCCCGCGCCGCAGCGGCGCGACCGCATCTTCACTCCGGACACCCTGCGGCGGCTGCACGACCTCTTCGACGTCGTCGACCTCGAGGACGACCCGTCGCCGGGGGCCGTGGACCGTGCCCTGCCCGACGCGTTCGCGATCGTGGGTCAGCCCGACCTGCCGGCCGAGCGCCTGCGCGGAGCCGAGCGCCTGAAGGCGATCGTCAACGTCGAAGGCAACTTCTTCCCCAACGTCGACTACGCCACCGCCTTCGCCCAGGGGGTGCGGGTCCTGGGTTGCGGGACCGCGTACTCCCAGGCCGTCGCCGAGTACGCCCTCGGGCTCGCGCTGGACCTGGCCCGCGGCATCACCCGCGGCGACCGGGCCGTGCGCGCGGGCACCGAGGAGTACACGGCCGCGGGGAACCTCGACGCGGTCCTGCTCCGGCGGGCCCGCGTCGGGATGGTCGGGTTCGGGAACCTCGGCCGTGCCCTGCGGCCGCTGCTGGCCCCGTTCGAGACCGCCGTGCGGGTCTACGACCCGTGGCTGCCCGCGGCGGTCCTGCAGGACGCGGGCGTCGTGCCTTCCAGCCTGGAGGACACGCTCTCCGACAGCGACTTCGTGTTCGTCCTGGCCACCGCGACGGCCGAGAACGCGCACTTCCTCGACGGGTCCGCCCTGGACCTCCTGCGCCCCGGCGCGCGGCTCGTGCTCGTCAGCCGGGCGAACGTGGTGGACTACGCCGCCCTGCACGAGCGGCTGGCGCAGGGGCGGTTCCTCGCCGCGATCGACGTCTGGCCCGAGGAACCCATCCCCGCCGAGGACCCGTTCCGGACCCTGGAGACCGCCGTCCTGTCCGCCCACCGGGCCGGCGGCATCCCGCAGGCCTTCACCTCGATCGGCGACATGGTCTGCGACGACCTCGAGCTGATGAGCCGGGGCCTGCCGCCCGTCCGGTTGCAGGTCGCGGCCCCGGAACTCGTCACGCGGTACCGCAACAAGCCCGTGGGCTGACCGTCAGTCCGGGGGCAGGGGGGCCAGCGGCAGTTCCACCCGGAAGCTCGTCCCCGGCGCCCCGCCCTCGGGGTCCTCGACGCGCACCGACCCGCCGTGCGCGGTGACGACGTCGCGGACGACGGCCAGCCCGAGCCCGCTGCCGCCCGCGTCCCGCGCCCGGCTCTCGTCGAGCCGCACGAAACGGTCGAAGATCCGCTCCCGGTCGGCGACGGGTACCGGGGCGCCGTCGTTCGTCACGACGAGGACCGCCCGGGACCCGTTGCGGCGCAGCTCGACCGCGACCGACGAGTGCGCGTGCCGGACCGCGTTGTCGACGAGGTTGCGGAGCACCCGCGCCAGCGCCGACGCGTCGCCGAGGACCCGCGCCGGTTCGCGGTGGAGGGCCACGTCCAGACCCGTCGTGCCGCGCAACCTGCGGTGCTCGTCCGTCACGAGGTCGTCGAGGTCGACCTCCTCCCGCTCCGGTTCGGCGACGGTCCCTGCCCGGCCGCGTTCGTCGAGCCGGGCCAGCAGCAGGAGGTCCGAGACCAGCCGGTCCAGCCGCTGCGCCTCACCCCGCACCAGCCGGGCCAGGTCGGCCGGGTCGGTGCGTTCCGGTTGCGTCAGTGCGATGTCGGCGGCCGCGCGCAGCGTCGCGACGGGACTGCGCAGCTCGTGGCTGGCGTCGGAGACGAACTGCCGCCGCACCGCCTCCCCGCCCTCCAACCGGTCGAGCATCGCGTTCATCGTCGTCGCGAGCCGGGCCACCTCGTCCTGCCCCGGCGGGCGCGGCACCCGCTCGGACAGGTCGCGGTGGCTGATGCCCTCCACCGTGCGTCGGATGCGCGTGACCGGACGCAGCGCCCGCCCCACGAACACGTACGTCGCGAACCCCACCGCGAGCAGCAGCAGCGGACCCGCCACGGCCAACCCGGCGGCCGCGGCGTGCAGCGTGTCCTCCCCGGTGCCGAGGGACTGCGCCACGAACACCGTCGACCGCCGGCCGTCGACCTGCCCCGACAGGCTCGTCACGAGGTATGCGTCGTCGTCGAACGGCAGCCGGACCTTCTCGTGGCCCGTCCCGGTCGGCACGGTCGCCGGGTCCAGCAGCGGTGCGGCCCCCCGCAGGTCCGCGCTGGAGGCGACCACGTTCCCGTCGGCGTCCAGCAGTTGCACCGCGGCGCGTCGGCGGGCCGCCGCGTCGATCGCCGCCTGCAGGTCCTCGCGGTCCACCCCGGCCAGCGCCTGGACGGACTGCGCCGTGGCGAGGTTCGACGCCTCCAGCGACTGGCGCAGGTCGTCGCGCAGCAGGAGCAGCAGCAGCCCGCCGGCGGCCAGCACGACGAGGGCCTGCACGAGCACCGCGGCCACCGTCGACCTCACCTGGACGCCCGCACCGCGCCACCGGGTCACCACCCGGTCGCGCATCCGTTCGAGGTTCCCGCTCCGCACCCGCCCAGCATCGACCCTCCACCGGATCGGCACGCCGGTTCAGCTGACGTTCAGCCGACGACTGCCACAGTGTCCGCGTGGGTTCCGCTGTGCACGAGTTCCTCTCGGCCCTGCTCGGGGTGCCGGGCGGCTGGTTGCTGGCCGTCGTGGGCGCGCTCGTCTTCGTCGAGGACGCGCTGTTCGTCGGGTTCGTCGTCCCGGGCGAGACCGCGGCGGTCGTCGCCGGCGCGGCCGCCAGCCTCGGACGTGCCCCGCTCACGACGACCCTGCTCGTGGTGGCCGCCGCGGCCGTGGCCGGCGACTCCGTCGGCTACCTCGTGGGCCGCCGCTACGGCGACCGCCTCCTGTCCCTCCGGCCCCTGCGCCGGCACGCCGCAGCCCTGGACAAGGGGCGCCGGCTCGTCCGCGACCGTGGCGGCGTCGCGGTGTTCCTCGGCCGCTTCACCGCGTTCCTGCGGGCGGTGACGCCGGCGCTCGCGGGTGCCTCCCGGATGCCGTACCGCCGTTTCGCGGTGTGGAACGTCGTCGGGGGACTGGTGTGGTCGGCGGCCGCCGTGCTCGTCGGCTGGACCGCGGGGACGTCGTACGCGAGCGCCGCGCACACCCTGGGACAGGGCAGCGCCGTCGTCGTGGCGGTCGTCGTGGGTGCGGCGCTCGCGGTCCTGCTCGTCCGTCGCCGGCGCGCCCGGTCACCGCGGAACTCCTGAGACGTCCACCGGAAGGAACGGGGAAGCACGTGCAGTTGTGGCAGGCCGTCGTGCTCGGGATCGTGGAGGGGCTCACCGAGTTCCTCCCGGTCTCCAGCACCGGGCACCTCACCATCGTCGAGAAGCTGCTGGGCCTGCGCGTCGACGACGCCGGCACCACCGCGTTCACCGCGATCATCCAGTTCGGGGCGATCATCGCCGTCATCGGGTTCTTCCGGCGTGACATCGTCCGGCTCCTCCTGGCGTGGGTGGGCGGCCTGCGGAACTCCGCCGACCGGGGGACGGACTACCGCCTCGCCTGGTGCGTGGTCGTCGGGTCGGTGCCGGTGGGCCTGGTCGGGTTCCTCGCCAAGGACGTCGTGGCCGGGCCGTTGCGGTCGCTGTGGGTCGTGGCGTTCGCCCTCATCGGGTGGAGCGTCGTCATGGTGGCGGCGGAGGCGTACGCCGCCCGGCGGGCGCACCAGCGCGGAGAGGGTGCCGTCACCCTCAAGGACGCGCTCACCATCGGTGTCGTGCAGTGCCTCTCGCTCGTGCCGGGCGTGTCCCGTTCCGGGGCGACGATCAGCGCCGGGTTGTTCCGCGGACTCGACCGCGTCACCGCCACGCGGTTGTCGTTCTTCATGTCCATCCCCGCGCTGACCGCCGCCGGCCTCTACGAGGGGGTCTCGGCCGGGAACGACGTCTCCCGCACGGTCGGCTGGGGGGCCACGGCCGTCGGCACCCTCGTGAGCCTCGTCGTGGCCTACGCCTCGATCGCCTGGTTGCTGCGGTTCGTGGCCCACCACCGGATCAGCGTCTTCGCCGGGTACCGCGTCGGTCTGGGCGTGGTGCTGCTGGCGCTGCTGGGGACCGGGACGCTGTCCGCCGTCTGACCGGCGGGCACCCACCCGCGGTCCAGCCCGTCCCCAGCCGGACCTGGTGCGCTGGGGTCGTGACCCAACTGCAGGAACCCCCGGTGCTCGACGCCCCGCCCGCCCCGCGGCGGCGGCGGCGCGGGCGCTGGGTCGCCGTGTGCGTCCTGTGCGTCCTGGCCGTCCCGGGGGTCTCGTTCGGCCGGGCGATGGTCGCTCCCGGCGCCGCACCGGCCTCCGTGCGGGCGGTGGAGTGGGTCCGCGACCACGGCGGCGCGCACCTCGTCGACCTCGCCGAGAACTGGTGGTTCTCCCGCCACGTCCCCCACGGAGCGGTCCCCGCCGTCCGCGGCCCCGAGGTGCCTGCCGGGACGCCGGGTGCCCCTCCCGTCGTCCGGGGGGCCGTCACGGAGTCCCCCGCCGAAGGGCACTGGACCGCCGGCCGCCTCGGCTCCGACGGACTGCCCGCGCTCTACTCGACGTGGTTCCGGCCGGACGCCTCCGATCCCGGTGTGGTCGCCGCGGCCGCGTGGATCCGCGCGGGCAGCTACCGGGCGCACCTCGTCGCGGGGACGAAGGAACCGGACACGGGCTCCTGGCCGGGGGACGCGCGGGTCGCGCCCGGCGACGTGCCGAACCTGCTCGCGACCTTCAACGCGGGTTTCACGTTCCACGACACCCCGGGCGGGTTCTTCGAGGACGGGCGGTCCAGCCGTTCCCTCGTCGACGGTCTGGCCACGGCCACCATCAGCGGTTCGGGCGCGCTGCAGGTGGGGTTGCTGGGGGCGGACGTCTCCCTCGCCGGCGGGACCACGCAGGCCCGGCAGAACCTGCACCTCGTCGTCGCCGACGGCGCGCCCGTGGCGGGACTGGCCGCCAACGGGTCCGGCCGGTGGGGGACGGCCCACAACCAGGGCCAGTACACGTGGCGGTCGGGTCTGGGCGTCGACGCCGCCGGTGACCTCGTCTACGTGGCGGGGAACGGGCTCGACCTCGTGCACCTCGCCGACGCCCTCGTCGAGGCCGGAGCGGTCCGCGGCATGGAACTCGACATGCACAGCGGCATGGTGTCGTTCTCGAGCTGGGTCCCCGCGCCGGCGGGATCGAAGGAACCGGTGGAACCGGCGAAGCTGCTGCCGGACATGACGCGGGAGGCGGACCGGTACCTCGCCCCCGACCAGCGTGACTTCTTCTACCTCACCGTCGACTGACCGTCCCGGCGTCGCAGGAGCAGCACGAGGCAACCGAGGACCTGCGCGGCCGTGAGGGTCGAGACGGCGGCGAGCGCGACGCCGCCGGACGGGCCCGGGAGCCCGAGCGCCGTGGTGTGGGAGGCGTGGCCGGCCGGGGTCACCAGACCCGGCGACACGGTGGCCGGCGTCGCCAGCAGCGCCGCATGGGCCAGGAGCACCGCACCGCCCACGGCGGCCACGACCGCCCAGGTCCGCGGGGAGGGGGCCCGCCACAGGTGGCCCGCGCAGGGCAGGCAGACGAGCGACATCACGAGCAGCGCGCCGGCCAGCGGCAGCGACGATCCCGCGTGGGCGACGGCGAGCGGAACGTGCAGGACGGCGGCCGCCGCGCCGGCCACCGCGACGCCCCGGGAGACGCGCAGTTCCCGGGACGCCGCGGTGCGGGCCGTGCTCACGCGCCGCAGCACCCGCCCGCCGGGGCGTCGTGGCTGCTGCGGGCCACCGGAACTCCCAGCGCGGGGTTGCGGTCGAAGAACCCGACGGGCTTGAGGGTGAACCCCGCGTAGTCCACCGGCATGACCGGCCAGTCCTCGGGCCGGGGGAAGTGCGTCAGCCCGAACGTGTGCCACAGCACGAGGTCCTGGCCGTCGAGGTCCCGGTCCCCGGCGACGAACGCGGGCAGTCCGGCGCCACCGGGGTTCTGGTTGACGAAGTCCCCCGCGGGGTAGCGCTCCTCGCTGTCGTACTGCGTCACCCACAGGTGCTTCGTCCCGAACGTCGCCCGGTCGTGCACCACCGACGTGTCGTCGGCCAGCAGCAGCGGCTGGTGCTCGGGGTGCAGCGCGTACCCCGTCGGCTGCCCGAGGGAGTTGGTCTTCTCCGTGTTCAGGACGTGCCACACCCGGCCGGTCGCCCCGTTCGCCTCCCGCTGGGCCACGGCTTCGCTCGTCAGCCGGGTGGCCTTCCGCGCGAAGGCGTTGCCCCACGGGTTGCCCTCCCCGCGCGGGACCCGGACGGCGTCGACCTCCTCGACCGCGTTGCTCAGCCCGTCGACCATCATGTCCAGCCGCGCCGAGAACAGGTGCTGGTGGAAGGGCGCCGCCAGGCCCGGGGCGATCTCGGTGGAGAACTCCAGACCGCCCTCGGGGTGGGCCGCCGTGAAGACGACCCCGGTGGCCTTGGCCTCCAGCTCGATCGTCCCGTCGAGGTAGAGGTACCAGTAGAACCCGTAGTCGTAGTTCCCGATCGTGGTGAAGAACGAGATGACGAGGCGGCGCTGGCGGCGCGTCTCGTCCATCCCGTTGAACATGTCGGAGTGCTTCCAGAGCACCCCGTAGTCCTCCTCGTGCAGGCAGATCGCGTTCTGCACGGTCTTGGGGTGACCGGTCTCGTCGGCCAGGACGGCGTCGAAGTAGTGGATCTCGCCGAGGCAGTCGCAGCCCAGGGCGAGCGAGTTCACGAAGCGGCCGAACAGGTACTCACCGGTGTCGAAGTAGTTCTGCCAGAACCGCACGGGGGAGGGGTCGGCATAGGGGACGACCATCTCGGCGACGGACGCCCGGTAGACGACGTCGCGCTGGACGCTCGGGTCCGGCCCGGTGTGGTCGGCCACGGAGAGCTGGTGCAGCGTCAGCCCCTCGCGGGCGTCGAAACCGACGCGGAACCGCCAGCCCTGCCAGCTGACGACGTCGCCGTCGACGGAGAAGCTGGGCCCTTCCGGTTGGGTGATGGCGATGGGCTTGAGGTCGGTGCGTTCGGCCTGGGCGTGCGGCGCCTCGTCCCAGTTCCCGCTCTGGCGGGGGATCTCGAAGCGCTGGTGGTCCAGGACGTGCAGGACGCGACCGGCCGACAGGTCCACGAAGGCGACGATCCCGTCGACGGGGTGCGCCCACGGCAGCGCCGACGGGTCGGGCTGGGCGAAGGCGAAGACGCGCAGGATGCGGGCCGCGCCGGGGTCGGTGGCCGGGATGTCGTCGTAGTGGCCGGCGGACAGCGGGACCGTCACGACGTCCTCCGGCGCCAGCCCCCGGGAGGCGAGCGTGGACACCCACCGCTCGTCGGCCCGCAGGACCGGGTCGATCGCGGCGAACTCCTCCTCCAAGATCGGCAGGTGTCCCTCGACGGCCCCGTCGACCGTGCGGTCGGAGACGATCCCGCGCTGCGAGAGGGAGAGCCGCACGTCGCGGCCGACGCCCGTGGCGGTGTCCAGCAGCAGCGCGCGGACGGTCCGCTCGACCGGGTCGCCGGGGGTGAACGCGAGGACGGCGGCCTTCGGGGGTTCCAGCAGCCCGAGGTAGGCGAACCGCGTCGTGGGCGTGAGCGTGGGGCCCAGGAGTTCGCGCGCCGCGTCGACCTCGGCCGCGGTGAGGCGGTCGAGCGGGTGGGTGGGAACGGTGGTGACGAGCAGGTCGGTGGTGGGTGTCTCGAGCAGGCTCATGCGATGTCCTCGCTGTCCGGTGCGGTGTGCGGGGTGGAGCGGACCTGGTGCGGGACCGCGGGTTCGGCGGCGTCGAGCTGCGCTTCGAAGGCGGCCACGGCCAGCGGGTCCGCGCCGGGCTTCAGGACGCCGACCAGCGGCCCGACGAGGTAGGAGGCCACGATGAGGACGAGGAAGACCGCGCCGACGGTCCAGCCGCCGACGAGCAGTCCGAAGTTCGCGGCCGTCAGGTAGGCCGCCACCAGCAGCCCGACGACGCCGATGACGGGTGCGACCTTCGTGTTCCAGACCCGGGCGTCGACGCGGGTGCGGGCGAAGAACACGAGCACCGCGATGCAGGTCAGCAGCATGAGGAGGATGAACCCGAGCGTCGCGATGCCCGACATCCAGGTGTAGACCTGCAGGACCGGGTCGAGCCCGGCGGCGACGAAGGCGACCACGAGCGCGACCGAGGCGCCGGTCTGCAGGAGCGACGCGGTGTGCGGC from Kineococcus endophyticus encodes the following:
- a CDS encoding hydroxyacid dehydrogenase, translated to MTGKPVVLLRPAPQRRDRIFTPDTLRRLHDLFDVVDLEDDPSPGAVDRALPDAFAIVGQPDLPAERLRGAERLKAIVNVEGNFFPNVDYATAFAQGVRVLGCGTAYSQAVAEYALGLALDLARGITRGDRAVRAGTEEYTAAGNLDAVLLRRARVGMVGFGNLGRALRPLLAPFETAVRVYDPWLPAAVLQDAGVVPSSLEDTLSDSDFVFVLATATAENAHFLDGSALDLLRPGARLVLVSRANVVDYAALHERLAQGRFLAAIDVWPEEPIPAEDPFRTLETAVLSAHRAGGIPQAFTSIGDMVCDDLELMSRGLPPVRLQVAAPELVTRYRNKPVG
- a CDS encoding sensor histidine kinase; protein product: MRSGNLERMRDRVVTRWRGAGVQVRSTVAAVLVQALVVLAAGGLLLLLLRDDLRQSLEASNLATAQSVQALAGVDREDLQAAIDAAARRRAAVQLLDADGNVVASSADLRGAAPLLDPATVPTGTGHEKVRLPFDDDAYLVTSLSGQVDGRRSTVFVAQSLGTGEDTLHAAAAGLAVAGPLLLLAVGFATYVFVGRALRPVTRIRRTVEGISHRDLSERVPRPPGQDEVARLATTMNAMLDRLEGGEAVRRQFVSDASHELRSPVATLRAAADIALTQPERTDPADLARLVRGEAQRLDRLVSDLLLLARLDERGRAGTVAEPEREEVDLDDLVTDEHRRLRGTTGLDVALHREPARVLGDASALARVLRNLVDNAVRHAHSSVAVELRRNGSRAVLVVTNDGAPVPVADRERIFDRFVRLDESRARDAGGSGLGLAVVRDVVTAHGGSVRVEDPEGGAPGTSFRVELPLAPLPPD
- a CDS encoding DedA family protein; translated protein: MGSAVHEFLSALLGVPGGWLLAVVGALVFVEDALFVGFVVPGETAAVVAGAAASLGRAPLTTTLLVVAAAAVAGDSVGYLVGRRYGDRLLSLRPLRRHAAALDKGRRLVRDRGGVAVFLGRFTAFLRAVTPALAGASRMPYRRFAVWNVVGGLVWSAAAVLVGWTAGTSYASAAHTLGQGSAVVVAVVVGAALAVLLVRRRRARSPRNS
- a CDS encoding undecaprenyl-diphosphate phosphatase; translated protein: MQLWQAVVLGIVEGLTEFLPVSSTGHLTIVEKLLGLRVDDAGTTAFTAIIQFGAIIAVIGFFRRDIVRLLLAWVGGLRNSADRGTDYRLAWCVVVGSVPVGLVGFLAKDVVAGPLRSLWVVAFALIGWSVVMVAAEAYAARRAHQRGEGAVTLKDALTIGVVQCLSLVPGVSRSGATISAGLFRGLDRVTATRLSFFMSIPALTAAGLYEGVSAGNDVSRTVGWGATAVGTLVSLVVAYASIAWLLRFVAHHRISVFAGYRVGLGVVLLALLGTGTLSAV
- a CDS encoding primary-amine oxidase, whose product is MSLLETPTTDLLVTTVPTHPLDRLTAAEVDAARELLGPTLTPTTRFAYLGLLEPPKAAVLAFTPGDPVERTVRALLLDTATGVGRDVRLSLSQRGIVSDRTVDGAVEGHLPILEEEFAAIDPVLRADERWVSTLASRGLAPEDVVTVPLSAGHYDDIPATDPGAARILRVFAFAQPDPSALPWAHPVDGIVAFVDLSAGRVLHVLDHQRFEIPRQSGNWDEAPHAQAERTDLKPIAITQPEGPSFSVDGDVVSWQGWRFRVGFDAREGLTLHQLSVADHTGPDPSVQRDVVYRASVAEMVVPYADPSPVRFWQNYFDTGEYLFGRFVNSLALGCDCLGEIHYFDAVLADETGHPKTVQNAICLHEEDYGVLWKHSDMFNGMDETRRQRRLVISFFTTIGNYDYGFYWYLYLDGTIELEAKATGVVFTAAHPEGGLEFSTEIAPGLAAPFHQHLFSARLDMMVDGLSNAVEEVDAVRVPRGEGNPWGNAFARKATRLTSEAVAQREANGATGRVWHVLNTEKTNSLGQPTGYALHPEHQPLLLADDTSVVHDRATFGTKHLWVTQYDSEERYPAGDFVNQNPGGAGLPAFVAGDRDLDGQDLVLWHTFGLTHFPRPEDWPVMPVDYAGFTLKPVGFFDRNPALGVPVARSSHDAPAGGCCGA